A region of Labeo rohita strain BAU-BD-2019 chromosome 2, IGBB_LRoh.1.0, whole genome shotgun sequence DNA encodes the following proteins:
- the fubp1 gene encoding far upstream element-binding protein 1 isoform X3 — translation MADYSSVAPPSSNAGGGMNDAFKDALQRARQIAAKIGGDGVPPSPVSNEFGYGGQKRPLEDGDQPETKKVPPSDPFSSVMGGMGGPPRSLSEEFKVPDGMVGFIIGRGGEQISRIQQDSGCKIQIAPDSGGMPERSVTLTGSPDSIQTAKRLLTDIVEKGRPSPAFHHNDGPGMSVQEIMIPASKAGLVIGKGGETIKQLQERAGVKMVMIQDGPQNTGADKPLRISGDPFKVQQAKDMVMDLIRDQGFREQRGEYGSRVGGGDSLDVPVPRFAVGIVIGRNGEMIKKIQNDTGVRIQFKPDDGSTPERIAQIMGPPDRAQHAADIISDLLRSVESGGPPGHGGRGRGRGQGNWNMGPPGGLQEFTFTVPTMKTGLIIGKGGETIKSISQQSGARIELQRNPPPNSDPNIKIFTVRGSPQQIDYARQLVEEKIGGPVSPMGGPHGPPGPHGGPSHGPPGPPGPPAPMGPYNPGPYGQGPPGPHGPPAPYQPQGWGNGYPHWQQGQPDPICSADKAAADANAAAWAAYYSQYQQQPQGPMTPTSAAPGTTQTNGQGQGQPQQDYTKAWEEYYKKQGQAAPQAAAAAAASQPGGQPDYSAAWAEYYRQQAAYYGQGAPQAMGAAPQAQQGQ, via the exons ATGGCCGACTATTCTAGCGTGGCTCCACCGTCCTCGAACGCCGGTGGAGGGATGAACGATGCTTTTAAAGACGCCCTTCAGAGAGCCAGACAG ATCGCTGCAAAAATAGGAGGTGATGGTGTACCCCCCTCCCCAGTTTCCAATGAGTTTGGTTATGGAGGACAGAAGAGACCCCTTGAAGATGGAG ATCAACCAGAAACCAAGAAGGTTCCACCAAGTGATC CTTTTTCATCTGTAATGGGAGGCATGGGAGGCCCACCAAG GTCTTTATCAGAAGAGTTCAAAGTTCCAGATGGCATGGTTGGCTTCA TTATTGGAAGGGGAGGAGAACAGATTTCAAGAATACAGCAGGACTCAGGTTGCAAAATACAGATTGCTCCCG ACAGTGGTGGCATGCCTGAGAGATCTGTGACATTAACAGGCTCACCTGATTCAATCCA GACAGCAAAGAGGTTGCTCACAGATATTGTAGAGAAAGGAAGACCTTCTCCAGCATTCCACCACAATGATGGACCAGGGATGTCTGTTCAGGAGATCATGATCCCTGCCTCCAAAGCTGGTCTGGTCATCGGAAAGGGAGGAGAAACAATCAAACAGTTACAG GAACGTGCTGGAGTCAAAATGGTCATGATTcaagatggacctcaaaataCAGGTGCTGATAAACCGCTCAGGATCTCTGGCGATCCTTTTAAAGTTCAG CAAGCTAAAGACATGGTGATGGATCTAATCAGAGATCAGGGTTTCCGGGAACAGAGAGGAGAGTATGGTTCTAGAGTAGGTGGTGGAGACAGTCTGGAT GTCCCTGTGCCAAGGTTTGCAGTGGGAATTGTGATTGGCAGGAATGGTGAAATGATCAAGAAGATTCAGAATGACACCGGTGTGAGGATTCAGTTCAAACCAG ATGATGGTTCCACACCAGAGAGGATCGCTCAGATTATGGGGCCCCCAGATAGGGCACAGCACGCAGCAGATATCATATCTGACCTGCTGAGAAGTGTGGAGTCTGGAGGCCCCCCTGGTCATGGGGGCAGAGGGAGGGGCCGTGGACAGGGAAACTGGAACATGGGCCCTCCTGGAGGCCTGCAGGAATTCACTTTCACTGTGCCTACCATGAAGACCGGCCTCATTATTGGCAAAG GAGGTGAAACCATTAAGAGCATCAGCCAGCAGTCAGGAGCCAGGATAGAGTTACAAAGAAACCCTCCACCTAATTCAGACCCTAATATAAAGATCTTCACAGTCCGTGGATCACCTCAACAGATTGATTACGCCAGACAGCTAGTCGAAGAGAAGATTGGA GGTCCAGTTAGCCCTATGGGTGGCCCTCATGGTCCTCCTGGGCCCCATGGAGGTCCTTCTCACGGCCCACCTGGTCCACCAGGACCACCTGCTCCCATGGGCCCATACAACCCTGGGCCCTATGGCCAGGGCCCTCCTGGACCACA TGGTCCCCCAGCACCGTACCAGCCTCAAGGCTGGGGCAACGGATACCCTCACTGGCAGCAAGGACAGCCAGATCCCA TTTGTTCTGCAGATAAAGCAGCAGCTGATGCTAATGCGGCCGCATGGGCAGCTTATTATTCTCAGTACCAGCAGCAGCCCCAGGGCCCCATGACACCAACGTCAGCAGCCCCTGGCACAACCCAAACCAATGGACAag GTCAAGGACAGCCTCAGCAGGACTACACAAAGGCATGGGAAGAGTACTATAAGAAACAAG GTCAAGCTGCGCCACAGGCAGCGGCAGCAGCAGCGGCGTCTCAGCCAGGAGGTCAGCCAGATTACAGTGCAGCGTGGGCAGAATACTACCGCCAACAGGCAGCGTACTATGGCCAAGGTGCCCCTCAGGCAATGGGAGCTGCACCCCAGGCTCAGCAG GGCCAGTAA
- the fubp1 gene encoding far upstream element-binding protein 1 isoform X2 — protein sequence MADYSSVAPPSSNAGGGMNDAFKDALQRARQIAAKIGGDGVPPSPVSNEFGYGGQKRPLEDGDQPETKKVPPSDPFSSVMGGMGGPPRSLSEEFKVPDGMVGFIIGRGGEQISRIQQDSGCKIQIAPDSGGMPERSVTLTGSPDSIQTAKRLLTDIVEKGRPSPAFHHNDGPGMSVQEIMIPASKAGLVIGKGGETIKQLQERAGVKMVMIQDGPQNTGADKPLRISGDPFKVQQAKDMVMDLIRDQGFREQRGEYGSRVGGGDSLDVPVPRFAVGIVIGRNGEMIKKIQNDTGVRIQFKPDDGSTPERIAQIMGPPDRAQHAADIISDLLRSVESGGPPGHGGRGRGRGQGNWNMGPPGGLQEFTFTVPTMKTGLIIGKGGETIKSISQQSGARIELQRNPPPNSDPNIKIFTVRGSPQQIDYARQLVEEKIGGPVSPMGGPHGPPGPHGGPSHGPPGPPGPPAPMGPYNPGPYGQGPPGPHGPPAPYQPQGWGNGYPHWQQGQPDPNKAAADANAAAWAAYYSQYQQQPQGPMTPTSAAPGTTQTNGQGDPQAPGQSGQADYTKAWEEYYKKLGQGQPQQDYTKAWEEYYKKQGQAAPQAAAAAAASQPGGQPDYSAAWAEYYRQQAAYYGQGAPQAMGAAPQAQQGQ from the exons ATGGCCGACTATTCTAGCGTGGCTCCACCGTCCTCGAACGCCGGTGGAGGGATGAACGATGCTTTTAAAGACGCCCTTCAGAGAGCCAGACAG ATCGCTGCAAAAATAGGAGGTGATGGTGTACCCCCCTCCCCAGTTTCCAATGAGTTTGGTTATGGAGGACAGAAGAGACCCCTTGAAGATGGAG ATCAACCAGAAACCAAGAAGGTTCCACCAAGTGATC CTTTTTCATCTGTAATGGGAGGCATGGGAGGCCCACCAAG GTCTTTATCAGAAGAGTTCAAAGTTCCAGATGGCATGGTTGGCTTCA TTATTGGAAGGGGAGGAGAACAGATTTCAAGAATACAGCAGGACTCAGGTTGCAAAATACAGATTGCTCCCG ACAGTGGTGGCATGCCTGAGAGATCTGTGACATTAACAGGCTCACCTGATTCAATCCA GACAGCAAAGAGGTTGCTCACAGATATTGTAGAGAAAGGAAGACCTTCTCCAGCATTCCACCACAATGATGGACCAGGGATGTCTGTTCAGGAGATCATGATCCCTGCCTCCAAAGCTGGTCTGGTCATCGGAAAGGGAGGAGAAACAATCAAACAGTTACAG GAACGTGCTGGAGTCAAAATGGTCATGATTcaagatggacctcaaaataCAGGTGCTGATAAACCGCTCAGGATCTCTGGCGATCCTTTTAAAGTTCAG CAAGCTAAAGACATGGTGATGGATCTAATCAGAGATCAGGGTTTCCGGGAACAGAGAGGAGAGTATGGTTCTAGAGTAGGTGGTGGAGACAGTCTGGAT GTCCCTGTGCCAAGGTTTGCAGTGGGAATTGTGATTGGCAGGAATGGTGAAATGATCAAGAAGATTCAGAATGACACCGGTGTGAGGATTCAGTTCAAACCAG ATGATGGTTCCACACCAGAGAGGATCGCTCAGATTATGGGGCCCCCAGATAGGGCACAGCACGCAGCAGATATCATATCTGACCTGCTGAGAAGTGTGGAGTCTGGAGGCCCCCCTGGTCATGGGGGCAGAGGGAGGGGCCGTGGACAGGGAAACTGGAACATGGGCCCTCCTGGAGGCCTGCAGGAATTCACTTTCACTGTGCCTACCATGAAGACCGGCCTCATTATTGGCAAAG GAGGTGAAACCATTAAGAGCATCAGCCAGCAGTCAGGAGCCAGGATAGAGTTACAAAGAAACCCTCCACCTAATTCAGACCCTAATATAAAGATCTTCACAGTCCGTGGATCACCTCAACAGATTGATTACGCCAGACAGCTAGTCGAAGAGAAGATTGGA GGTCCAGTTAGCCCTATGGGTGGCCCTCATGGTCCTCCTGGGCCCCATGGAGGTCCTTCTCACGGCCCACCTGGTCCACCAGGACCACCTGCTCCCATGGGCCCATACAACCCTGGGCCCTATGGCCAGGGCCCTCCTGGACCACA TGGTCCCCCAGCACCGTACCAGCCTCAAGGCTGGGGCAACGGATACCCTCACTGGCAGCAAGGACAGCCAGATCCCA ATAAAGCAGCAGCTGATGCTAATGCGGCCGCATGGGCAGCTTATTATTCTCAGTACCAGCAGCAGCCCCAGGGCCCCATGACACCAACGTCAGCAGCCCCTGGCACAACCCAAACCAATGGACAag GTGACCCGCAAGCTCCAGGTCAAAGTGGACAGGCAGATTACACCAAGGCCTGGGAGGAATATTACAAGAAATTGg GTCAAGGACAGCCTCAGCAGGACTACACAAAGGCATGGGAAGAGTACTATAAGAAACAAG GTCAAGCTGCGCCACAGGCAGCGGCAGCAGCAGCGGCGTCTCAGCCAGGAGGTCAGCCAGATTACAGTGCAGCGTGGGCAGAATACTACCGCCAACAGGCAGCGTACTATGGCCAAGGTGCCCCTCAGGCAATGGGAGCTGCACCCCAGGCTCAGCAG GGCCAGTAA
- the fubp1 gene encoding far upstream element-binding protein 1 isoform X1, whose protein sequence is MADYSSVAPPSSNAGGGMNDAFKDALQRARQIAAKIGGDGVPPSPVSNEFGYGGQKRPLEDGDQPETKKVPPSDPFSSVMGGMGGPPRSLSEEFKVPDGMVGFIIGRGGEQISRIQQDSGCKIQIAPDSGGMPERSVTLTGSPDSIQTAKRLLTDIVEKGRPSPAFHHNDGPGMSVQEIMIPASKAGLVIGKGGETIKQLQERAGVKMVMIQDGPQNTGADKPLRISGDPFKVQQAKDMVMDLIRDQGFREQRGEYGSRVGGGDSLDVPVPRFAVGIVIGRNGEMIKKIQNDTGVRIQFKPDDGSTPERIAQIMGPPDRAQHAADIISDLLRSVESGGPPGHGGRGRGRGQGNWNMGPPGGLQEFTFTVPTMKTGLIIGKGGETIKSISQQSGARIELQRNPPPNSDPNIKIFTVRGSPQQIDYARQLVEEKIGGPVSPMGGPHGPPGPHGGPSHGPPGPPGPPAPMGPYNPGPYGQGPPGPHGPPAPYQPQGWGNGYPHWQQGQPDPICSADKAAADANAAAWAAYYSQYQQQPQGPMTPTSAAPGTTQTNGQGDPQAPGQSGQADYTKAWEEYYKKLGQGQPQQDYTKAWEEYYKKQGQAAPQAAAAAAASQPGGQPDYSAAWAEYYRQQAAYYGQGAPQAMGAAPQAQQGQ, encoded by the exons ATGGCCGACTATTCTAGCGTGGCTCCACCGTCCTCGAACGCCGGTGGAGGGATGAACGATGCTTTTAAAGACGCCCTTCAGAGAGCCAGACAG ATCGCTGCAAAAATAGGAGGTGATGGTGTACCCCCCTCCCCAGTTTCCAATGAGTTTGGTTATGGAGGACAGAAGAGACCCCTTGAAGATGGAG ATCAACCAGAAACCAAGAAGGTTCCACCAAGTGATC CTTTTTCATCTGTAATGGGAGGCATGGGAGGCCCACCAAG GTCTTTATCAGAAGAGTTCAAAGTTCCAGATGGCATGGTTGGCTTCA TTATTGGAAGGGGAGGAGAACAGATTTCAAGAATACAGCAGGACTCAGGTTGCAAAATACAGATTGCTCCCG ACAGTGGTGGCATGCCTGAGAGATCTGTGACATTAACAGGCTCACCTGATTCAATCCA GACAGCAAAGAGGTTGCTCACAGATATTGTAGAGAAAGGAAGACCTTCTCCAGCATTCCACCACAATGATGGACCAGGGATGTCTGTTCAGGAGATCATGATCCCTGCCTCCAAAGCTGGTCTGGTCATCGGAAAGGGAGGAGAAACAATCAAACAGTTACAG GAACGTGCTGGAGTCAAAATGGTCATGATTcaagatggacctcaaaataCAGGTGCTGATAAACCGCTCAGGATCTCTGGCGATCCTTTTAAAGTTCAG CAAGCTAAAGACATGGTGATGGATCTAATCAGAGATCAGGGTTTCCGGGAACAGAGAGGAGAGTATGGTTCTAGAGTAGGTGGTGGAGACAGTCTGGAT GTCCCTGTGCCAAGGTTTGCAGTGGGAATTGTGATTGGCAGGAATGGTGAAATGATCAAGAAGATTCAGAATGACACCGGTGTGAGGATTCAGTTCAAACCAG ATGATGGTTCCACACCAGAGAGGATCGCTCAGATTATGGGGCCCCCAGATAGGGCACAGCACGCAGCAGATATCATATCTGACCTGCTGAGAAGTGTGGAGTCTGGAGGCCCCCCTGGTCATGGGGGCAGAGGGAGGGGCCGTGGACAGGGAAACTGGAACATGGGCCCTCCTGGAGGCCTGCAGGAATTCACTTTCACTGTGCCTACCATGAAGACCGGCCTCATTATTGGCAAAG GAGGTGAAACCATTAAGAGCATCAGCCAGCAGTCAGGAGCCAGGATAGAGTTACAAAGAAACCCTCCACCTAATTCAGACCCTAATATAAAGATCTTCACAGTCCGTGGATCACCTCAACAGATTGATTACGCCAGACAGCTAGTCGAAGAGAAGATTGGA GGTCCAGTTAGCCCTATGGGTGGCCCTCATGGTCCTCCTGGGCCCCATGGAGGTCCTTCTCACGGCCCACCTGGTCCACCAGGACCACCTGCTCCCATGGGCCCATACAACCCTGGGCCCTATGGCCAGGGCCCTCCTGGACCACA TGGTCCCCCAGCACCGTACCAGCCTCAAGGCTGGGGCAACGGATACCCTCACTGGCAGCAAGGACAGCCAGATCCCA TTTGTTCTGCAGATAAAGCAGCAGCTGATGCTAATGCGGCCGCATGGGCAGCTTATTATTCTCAGTACCAGCAGCAGCCCCAGGGCCCCATGACACCAACGTCAGCAGCCCCTGGCACAACCCAAACCAATGGACAag GTGACCCGCAAGCTCCAGGTCAAAGTGGACAGGCAGATTACACCAAGGCCTGGGAGGAATATTACAAGAAATTGg GTCAAGGACAGCCTCAGCAGGACTACACAAAGGCATGGGAAGAGTACTATAAGAAACAAG GTCAAGCTGCGCCACAGGCAGCGGCAGCAGCAGCGGCGTCTCAGCCAGGAGGTCAGCCAGATTACAGTGCAGCGTGGGCAGAATACTACCGCCAACAGGCAGCGTACTATGGCCAAGGTGCCCCTCAGGCAATGGGAGCTGCACCCCAGGCTCAGCAG GGCCAGTAA
- the fubp1 gene encoding far upstream element-binding protein 1 isoform X4 has protein sequence MADYSSVAPPSSNAGGGMNDAFKDALQRARQIAAKIGGDGVPPSPVSNEFGYGGQKRPLEDGDQPETKKVPPSDPFSSVMGGMGGPPRSLSEEFKVPDGMVGFIIGRGGEQISRIQQDSGCKIQIAPDSGGMPERSVTLTGSPDSIQTAKRLLTDIVEKGRPSPAFHHNDGPGMSVQEIMIPASKAGLVIGKGGETIKQLQERAGVKMVMIQDGPQNTGADKPLRISGDPFKVQQAKDMVMDLIRDQGFREQRGEYGSRVGGGDSLDVPVPRFAVGIVIGRNGEMIKKIQNDTGVRIQFKPDDGSTPERIAQIMGPPDRAQHAADIISDLLRSVESGGPPGHGGRGRGRGQGNWNMGPPGGLQEFTFTVPTMKTGLIIGKGGETIKSISQQSGARIELQRNPPPNSDPNIKIFTVRGSPQQIDYARQLVEEKIGGPVSPMGGPHGPPGPHGGPSHGPPGPPGPPAPMGPYNPGPYGQGPPGPHGPPAPYQPQGWGNGYPHWQQGQPDPNKAAADANAAAWAAYYSQYQQQPQGPMTPTSAAPGTTQTNGQGQGQPQQDYTKAWEEYYKKQGQAAPQAAAAAAASQPGGQPDYSAAWAEYYRQQAAYYGQGAPQAMGAAPQAQQGQ, from the exons ATGGCCGACTATTCTAGCGTGGCTCCACCGTCCTCGAACGCCGGTGGAGGGATGAACGATGCTTTTAAAGACGCCCTTCAGAGAGCCAGACAG ATCGCTGCAAAAATAGGAGGTGATGGTGTACCCCCCTCCCCAGTTTCCAATGAGTTTGGTTATGGAGGACAGAAGAGACCCCTTGAAGATGGAG ATCAACCAGAAACCAAGAAGGTTCCACCAAGTGATC CTTTTTCATCTGTAATGGGAGGCATGGGAGGCCCACCAAG GTCTTTATCAGAAGAGTTCAAAGTTCCAGATGGCATGGTTGGCTTCA TTATTGGAAGGGGAGGAGAACAGATTTCAAGAATACAGCAGGACTCAGGTTGCAAAATACAGATTGCTCCCG ACAGTGGTGGCATGCCTGAGAGATCTGTGACATTAACAGGCTCACCTGATTCAATCCA GACAGCAAAGAGGTTGCTCACAGATATTGTAGAGAAAGGAAGACCTTCTCCAGCATTCCACCACAATGATGGACCAGGGATGTCTGTTCAGGAGATCATGATCCCTGCCTCCAAAGCTGGTCTGGTCATCGGAAAGGGAGGAGAAACAATCAAACAGTTACAG GAACGTGCTGGAGTCAAAATGGTCATGATTcaagatggacctcaaaataCAGGTGCTGATAAACCGCTCAGGATCTCTGGCGATCCTTTTAAAGTTCAG CAAGCTAAAGACATGGTGATGGATCTAATCAGAGATCAGGGTTTCCGGGAACAGAGAGGAGAGTATGGTTCTAGAGTAGGTGGTGGAGACAGTCTGGAT GTCCCTGTGCCAAGGTTTGCAGTGGGAATTGTGATTGGCAGGAATGGTGAAATGATCAAGAAGATTCAGAATGACACCGGTGTGAGGATTCAGTTCAAACCAG ATGATGGTTCCACACCAGAGAGGATCGCTCAGATTATGGGGCCCCCAGATAGGGCACAGCACGCAGCAGATATCATATCTGACCTGCTGAGAAGTGTGGAGTCTGGAGGCCCCCCTGGTCATGGGGGCAGAGGGAGGGGCCGTGGACAGGGAAACTGGAACATGGGCCCTCCTGGAGGCCTGCAGGAATTCACTTTCACTGTGCCTACCATGAAGACCGGCCTCATTATTGGCAAAG GAGGTGAAACCATTAAGAGCATCAGCCAGCAGTCAGGAGCCAGGATAGAGTTACAAAGAAACCCTCCACCTAATTCAGACCCTAATATAAAGATCTTCACAGTCCGTGGATCACCTCAACAGATTGATTACGCCAGACAGCTAGTCGAAGAGAAGATTGGA GGTCCAGTTAGCCCTATGGGTGGCCCTCATGGTCCTCCTGGGCCCCATGGAGGTCCTTCTCACGGCCCACCTGGTCCACCAGGACCACCTGCTCCCATGGGCCCATACAACCCTGGGCCCTATGGCCAGGGCCCTCCTGGACCACA TGGTCCCCCAGCACCGTACCAGCCTCAAGGCTGGGGCAACGGATACCCTCACTGGCAGCAAGGACAGCCAGATCCCA ATAAAGCAGCAGCTGATGCTAATGCGGCCGCATGGGCAGCTTATTATTCTCAGTACCAGCAGCAGCCCCAGGGCCCCATGACACCAACGTCAGCAGCCCCTGGCACAACCCAAACCAATGGACAag GTCAAGGACAGCCTCAGCAGGACTACACAAAGGCATGGGAAGAGTACTATAAGAAACAAG GTCAAGCTGCGCCACAGGCAGCGGCAGCAGCAGCGGCGTCTCAGCCAGGAGGTCAGCCAGATTACAGTGCAGCGTGGGCAGAATACTACCGCCAACAGGCAGCGTACTATGGCCAAGGTGCCCCTCAGGCAATGGGAGCTGCACCCCAGGCTCAGCAG GGCCAGTAA